The Syngnathus scovelli strain Florida chromosome 13, RoL_Ssco_1.2, whole genome shotgun sequence genome has a window encoding:
- the fam163ba gene encoding protein FAM163B, protein MTAGTVVITGGILATVILLLIIAVLCYCRLQYYCCKKEESESEEEEPDFAVTSRLPPVHSNHNIVAATAAASSIPNGPALFPTPPLARKLTRSQTFCPSCTHYELPFYLQPPAPPPVLHQVDGLRNGGDRVSYRSMPPPPPQQPDMELPVPVNISNYRKPHLARSVTMREMFTRSCSISTDV, encoded by the exons ATGACAGCTGGGACAGTGGTCATCACCGGTGGAATTCTTGCTACGGTCATATTACTCCTTATCATCGCAGTACTGTGCTACTGCAGATTGCAG TATTACTGCTGTAAGAAGGAGGAGTCCGagtcggaggaggaggagccggaCTTtgccgtcacgtcgcgcctgccgCCGGTCCACTCCAACCACAACATTGTGGCGGCCACGGCCGCCGCCTCGTCCATTCCCAATGGCCCCGCCCTCTTCCCCACCCCGCCTCTGGCCCGGAAACTAACCCGCTCGCAGACCTTCTGCCCCTCGTGCACTCACTACGAGCTACCCTTTTACCTGcagccccccgcccccccgccgGTCCTCCACCAAGTCGATGGCTTGAGGAACGGCGGCGATCGGGTTAGCTACCGCAGCATGCCGCCACCCCCGCCGCAACAACCGGACATGGAACTCCCCGTGCCCGTTAACATTTCCAACTACCGTAAGCCGCACTTGGCCCGTTCGGTCACCATGAGGGAAATGTTCACTCGCAGCTGTAGCATCAGCACTGACGtttag